A genomic stretch from Colwellia sp. Arc7-635 includes:
- the mltF gene encoding membrane-bound lytic murein transglycosylase MltF, with translation MRKKQIKSFANKLSSHRLLALFLLPIILVFSACKTQDTPANLQRIIDRGYVTVGTLYGNTSYYLDAEGPAGFEYELAQRYAEYLGVELKMMPSYNLNELFQQLDNGGVDLIAAGLAVTDHRREQYHFAPSYNDVSQKLVFKQGNIRPRKLADLTGTLEVVEQSSHVENLEKLKLTHADLSWITTSELDSEELLLRVLSGEIDYTIADSNTLAINRRYYPEISIGFTIREEEPLAWMVNKHNDDSIFASLIEFFGQVHHNGVLLALDDKYYGHIEEFNYVDTRMFIKAIESKLPEYKPLFEKYGQEVDWRLLAAISYQESHWEPHARSYTGVRGMMMLTLPTAKQMGIKSRLDAEQSIRGGAKYFKRLIGRMPARVPEPDKLWFALASYNIGLGHLNDARKITEQQGGDPDRWVEVKERLPLLKQKKYYKKTRYGYARGDEPVHYVENIRRYYDTLTWMDNQAKQHAIEDAIAESALAEKITPE, from the coding sequence ATGAGAAAAAAACAAATAAAATCATTTGCTAACAAGCTTAGCTCGCATCGCCTACTGGCCTTGTTTTTACTGCCAATAATACTGGTTTTTTCCGCTTGTAAAACGCAAGACACACCGGCGAATTTACAACGTATTATTGATCGTGGTTACGTCACTGTTGGCACACTTTACGGTAATACCAGTTATTATCTCGATGCCGAAGGCCCTGCAGGGTTTGAATACGAACTCGCACAACGCTATGCCGAATATTTAGGTGTCGAATTAAAAATGATGCCTAGTTATAACTTAAACGAATTATTTCAACAGCTTGATAACGGTGGCGTTGATTTGATTGCGGCTGGCCTGGCGGTAACTGATCATCGACGCGAACAATATCACTTTGCACCAAGTTACAATGATGTTAGTCAAAAACTGGTTTTTAAACAAGGTAATATTAGACCTCGAAAATTAGCCGATTTAACCGGTACATTAGAAGTGGTTGAGCAATCTAGCCATGTGGAAAACCTAGAAAAACTCAAATTAACTCATGCTGATTTATCGTGGATAACAACGAGCGAATTAGACAGCGAAGAATTACTGTTACGGGTACTCTCTGGCGAGATTGATTACACCATTGCCGATAGTAATACCCTAGCGATTAATCGCCGTTATTATCCTGAAATTAGTATTGGCTTTACTATTCGCGAAGAAGAGCCATTAGCGTGGATGGTAAATAAGCATAATGATGATTCAATTTTTGCCAGCTTGATTGAGTTCTTTGGTCAAGTGCACCATAACGGTGTTTTACTCGCTTTAGATGATAAATATTATGGCCATATCGAGGAGTTTAATTATGTTGATACGCGTATGTTTATTAAGGCAATTGAAAGTAAATTACCAGAATATAAGCCACTTTTTGAAAAATATGGTCAAGAGGTTGATTGGCGCTTATTAGCGGCGATAAGTTATCAAGAATCGCACTGGGAACCTCATGCTCGTTCTTACACCGGCGTGCGTGGCATGATGATGCTAACGTTACCAACAGCTAAGCAAATGGGCATAAAAAGTCGTTTAGACGCTGAACAAAGTATTCGCGGCGGAGCAAAATATTTTAAACGCCTTATTGGTCGTATGCCGGCGCGAGTGCCTGAACCAGACAAGCTTTGGTTTGCATTAGCTTCTTATAATATAGGTTTAGGGCATTTAAATGATGCACGTAAAATTACCGAGCAACAGGGTGGAGATCCCGATCGTTGGGTTGAAGTAAAAGAGCGATTACCGCTGTTAAAACAAAAAAAATATTATAAAAAAACGCGCTATGGCTACGCGCGGGGTGATGAACCTGTTCATTATGTTGAAAATATTCGTCGATATTATGATACGTTAACTTGGATGGATAATCAGGCCAAACAGCATGCTATTGAAGATGCTATCGCTGAAAGCGCTTTAGCTGAAAAAATAACGCCGGAGTAG
- a CDS encoding MarR family transcriptional regulator, with the protein MTTLVDEPLNLSEHLPFRIAVVSNLLALNRDLSIRSVSDLEPREIRVLLNIGSYMPIKAADIAYQSRIDSSNVSRAVKVLLREKLIVSEPDSASKNIKNLSLTAHGLSLYKQLTDELTPRAQALESVLDDAELQSFYQILAKIETKAEQLLAQQALSFVNQGLEIPADQKELLRWYKKSQTSE; encoded by the coding sequence TTGACTACATTAGTCGACGAGCCATTAAATTTATCTGAGCATTTACCCTTTCGTATTGCGGTAGTGAGTAATTTATTAGCTCTGAACCGTGACTTAAGTATTCGCAGTGTTTCTGATTTAGAGCCCCGAGAGATACGTGTCTTACTTAATATTGGTTCATATATGCCGATTAAAGCTGCTGATATAGCGTATCAATCCCGAATTGACTCTTCTAATGTAAGTCGTGCGGTAAAGGTGCTTTTGAGAGAAAAATTAATCGTTTCAGAACCCGATTCAGCAAGTAAAAACATTAAAAACTTGAGCCTTACTGCGCATGGTCTGAGTTTATATAAACAATTAACCGATGAGCTTACGCCTCGAGCCCAGGCGCTTGAAAGTGTTTTGGACGATGCTGAACTACAGAGTTTTTATCAAATTTTAGCCAAGATAGAAACGAAAGCTGAGCAATTATTAGCACAGCAAGCTTTGTCATTTGTAAATCAAGGCCTAGAGATTCCTGCTGATCAAAAAGAACTACTACGTTGGTATAAAAAAAGTCAAACCAGTGAGTAA